A part of Microbulbifer sp. MI-G genomic DNA contains:
- the mltB gene encoding lytic murein transglycosylase B, with amino-acid sequence MKTGALVLKWTSGLLFGVGLALAACAQEPGHGDNANAQKFVEYMVEEHQFDRETLQDLMRKAKRKDSILRAIQRPAEKAKPWYEYRKLFLTPQSIAGGVDFWDNNAEVLAEAEKKYGVPAEIIVAIIGIETRYGGNMGGHRVLDALSTLAFNYPRRSAFFTKELEHYLLLTRDQGIDPLTLKGSYAGAMGYGQFMPSSYRAYAVDFSNDGKVDIWNNPQDAIGSVANYLAQHGWKSGEPIAVLSIPRPNADMTIVNNTLQPEWTVGELAEKGFTATSQVSPEMPATVFSLQTERGKQYWLGLNNFSTITSYNRSRLYAMAVNELAQEIVKARGGKSY; translated from the coding sequence ATGAAGACAGGAGCGTTGGTTTTGAAGTGGACCTCTGGACTATTGTTTGGCGTGGGGCTGGCCCTCGCTGCCTGCGCGCAGGAGCCTGGACACGGTGACAATGCAAATGCACAGAAGTTTGTCGAGTACATGGTGGAAGAACACCAGTTCGATCGCGAAACGCTACAGGATCTGATGCGCAAGGCCAAACGCAAGGACTCCATTCTCAGGGCCATCCAGCGCCCAGCGGAAAAGGCCAAACCCTGGTACGAATACCGCAAGCTGTTTTTGACCCCACAGAGCATTGCCGGCGGTGTCGACTTCTGGGACAACAACGCCGAAGTCCTGGCCGAAGCGGAAAAGAAGTACGGTGTGCCAGCGGAAATCATTGTCGCTATTATCGGTATTGAAACCCGCTACGGCGGCAATATGGGTGGTCACCGGGTACTGGATGCACTCTCTACCCTGGCCTTCAATTACCCGCGTCGTTCCGCCTTCTTTACCAAAGAGCTGGAACACTATCTGCTACTAACCCGGGATCAGGGTATAGACCCTTTGACATTGAAGGGTTCCTACGCCGGTGCCATGGGTTACGGCCAGTTTATGCCTTCAAGCTACCGCGCTTACGCAGTGGACTTCAGTAATGACGGCAAGGTGGATATCTGGAATAACCCCCAGGATGCCATTGGCAGCGTGGCCAATTACCTCGCCCAGCACGGGTGGAAGTCCGGTGAACCCATTGCCGTTCTGTCGATCCCGCGCCCCAATGCGGATATGACCATTGTCAACAATACCTTGCAACCGGAATGGACCGTAGGGGAGTTGGCGGAAAAAGGATTCACAGCCACCAGCCAGGTGTCACCGGAAATGCCTGCCACGGTCTTCTCCCTGCAGACAGAGCGGGGCAAACAGTACTGGCTGGGACTCAATAATTTTTCCACCATTACCAGCTATAACCGCAGTCGCCTCTATGCGATGGCAGTCAATGAACTGGCCCAGGAGATTGTCAAGGCCCGTGGCGGAAAATCCTATTGA
- a CDS encoding HP0495 family protein, giving the protein MNQSTSQRPPKIQFPCEDYMVKVVRDADEKAHQFVLEVMRRHAPELDEDRMTLRDSSTGKFTSMTFYILATGEDQLRALFEELKAHPSVHMVL; this is encoded by the coding sequence ATGAACCAGAGCACCAGTCAGCGACCTCCAAAGATCCAATTCCCCTGTGAAGACTACATGGTCAAGGTTGTGCGTGACGCCGATGAAAAAGCGCATCAATTTGTATTGGAAGTGATGCGTCGCCACGCCCCGGAACTGGACGAGGACCGTATGACCCTGCGCGACAGCAGCACTGGCAAATTCACTTCCATGACCTTCTATATTCTCGCCACCGGTGAAGACCAACTCAGGGCACTGTTTGAGGAACTCAAAGCACACCCTTCGGTACATATGGTGCTCTGA
- the rodA gene encoding rod shape-determining protein RodA, which yields MANRDYSHRLSDMDSSLRKPVSLARRLHLDVPLLVLLLLLASAGLGVLYSASGGDFKYVQRQSVFMCLAFLGMFIVAQIPLDFYRRWSIWAYLGGCTLLLGVLFFGTGAKGAQRWLEIGGFRFQPSEMMKLGVPMMVAAFLHQRAQPPAFATVCGALVIVAVPAALIVRQPDLGTAILIAAAGLFALYLAGLSWKMIGAAAAALMASTWPIWQWGLRDYQRQRILTLLNPHDDRFGAGWNIFNSKAAIGSGGLYGKGYLQGTQSQLDFLPESHTDFIIAVLAEEWGMRGVLILLLLYVLVIARGIYISFMAQYLFGRLLAGSITLTFFVYVFVNIGMVTGLLPIVGVPLPMISYGGTSLITLMAGFGILMAVGTERRRVHF from the coding sequence ATGGCTAATCGCGACTACTCGCACCGGCTCTCCGATATGGACAGCAGCCTCAGAAAGCCGGTGAGCCTTGCCCGTCGCCTGCACCTCGATGTGCCGCTGCTGGTGTTGTTATTGCTGTTGGCATCTGCCGGCCTGGGAGTGCTCTACAGTGCTTCTGGCGGTGACTTCAAGTATGTACAGCGCCAGTCGGTTTTTATGTGCCTGGCGTTTTTAGGCATGTTCATTGTTGCGCAGATTCCCCTGGACTTTTACCGGCGTTGGTCGATCTGGGCCTATCTGGGTGGCTGCACCCTGTTGCTGGGGGTGCTGTTTTTTGGTACCGGTGCCAAGGGTGCCCAGCGCTGGCTGGAGATCGGCGGCTTTCGCTTCCAACCCTCTGAGATGATGAAGCTGGGGGTACCGATGATGGTCGCTGCCTTCCTGCACCAGCGCGCACAGCCCCCTGCGTTTGCCACGGTGTGCGGGGCTTTGGTCATCGTGGCGGTACCGGCTGCGCTGATCGTGCGCCAGCCGGATCTGGGCACAGCCATTCTGATCGCCGCCGCCGGCCTGTTTGCACTGTATCTGGCGGGGCTCAGCTGGAAGATGATCGGCGCCGCGGCCGCAGCACTCATGGCTTCCACCTGGCCTATCTGGCAGTGGGGGTTGAGGGACTACCAGCGCCAGCGCATTCTGACACTACTCAACCCTCACGATGACCGATTTGGAGCCGGCTGGAATATTTTTAACTCCAAGGCCGCTATTGGTTCCGGGGGGCTATATGGTAAAGGTTACCTGCAAGGCACCCAATCGCAGCTGGATTTTCTGCCGGAGAGCCATACCGACTTTATTATTGCGGTCTTGGCGGAGGAGTGGGGTATGCGCGGCGTGCTTATACTGCTACTGCTCTACGTTTTGGTGATCGCACGCGGCATCTATATTAGCTTTATGGCACAGTACTTGTTCGGACGGCTATTGGCGGGGAGTATAACGCTCACTTTTTTTGTCTATGTGTTTGTAAACATTGGTATGGTTACAGGACTGCTGCCAATAGTGGGTGTTCCCCTGCCGATGATCAGTTATGGGGGAACTTCACTGATTACCCTGATGGCGGGATTCGGCATCCTCATGGCTGTAGGGACTGAGCGGCGCAGGGTCCACTTCTAG
- the lipA gene encoding lipoyl synthase: MANKPDLVPVKRTRRLQQGEKLRDGDKVERIPVKVIASDTVLRKPDWIRVKVPASKEVERIKRILRSQKLATVCEEASCPNLGECFSGGTATFMIMGEICTRRCPFCDVGHGKPNPLDPEEPGNLARAIAAMGLRYVVITSVDRDDLRDGGARHFADCIRQSRALSPNLQVEILTPDFRGRMAAALEILAKEAPDVFNHNLETVPRLYRESRPGANFKWSLKLLQEYKQCRPDVLTKSGLMVGLGEEKEEIFQVMDTMRAHDIDMLTIGQYLQPSREHLPVQRYVHPDEFEEYRRYAEQIGFKHAACGPLVRSSYHADKQAQGEKQINYNVK; this comes from the coding sequence ATGGCTAATAAACCCGATCTGGTGCCGGTTAAACGCACCCGTCGCCTGCAACAGGGAGAAAAACTGCGCGATGGTGACAAGGTGGAACGTATCCCGGTCAAGGTGATTGCCAGTGATACGGTCCTGCGCAAACCGGACTGGATTCGTGTAAAGGTGCCCGCCTCTAAGGAGGTGGAGCGTATCAAGCGTATTTTGCGTTCGCAAAAACTCGCCACCGTTTGCGAAGAGGCCAGTTGCCCCAATCTGGGCGAATGTTTCAGCGGTGGCACTGCAACCTTTATGATCATGGGGGAAATTTGTACCCGTCGCTGCCCTTTCTGTGATGTGGGGCACGGCAAGCCCAATCCCCTGGACCCGGAAGAGCCCGGAAACCTCGCCCGGGCCATAGCAGCCATGGGGCTGCGCTACGTGGTCATTACCTCGGTGGATCGCGATGACCTGCGCGATGGTGGGGCCCGGCACTTCGCCGACTGTATCCGCCAGTCCCGGGCGCTCTCACCGAATCTGCAGGTGGAAATTCTCACGCCGGACTTTCGCGGGCGAATGGCAGCTGCCCTGGAGATTCTCGCAAAGGAAGCGCCCGATGTGTTCAACCACAACCTGGAGACGGTGCCGCGCCTGTACCGCGAATCGCGCCCCGGCGCCAATTTCAAATGGTCCCTGAAGTTACTGCAGGAATACAAGCAATGCCGCCCGGATGTGCTGACCAAATCCGGTCTGATGGTGGGCCTCGGTGAGGAAAAGGAAGAGATCTTTCAGGTGATGGATACTATGCGTGCGCACGATATCGATATGCTCACCATTGGCCAATACCTGCAACCAAGCAGGGAACACCTCCCGGTACAACGTTACGTGCACCCGGACGAGTTTGAGGAGTACCGCCGCTATGCCGAGCAGATCGGCTTCAAGCACGCTGCCTGCGGCCCGCTGGTACGCTCTTCATACCATGCGGATAAACAGGCCCAGGGTGAGAAACAGATCAATTACAACGTGAAATAG
- the gcvP gene encoding aminomethyl-transferring glycine dehydrogenase translates to MTQPSLQQLEQHDAFIHRHIGPDTKQVVAMLETLRVASLDELIGKTVPEAIRNTDALDLADAVNEEEALAELKDIAARNRIYRTFIGMGYHDTITPNVILRNVLENPGWYTAYTPYQPEIAQGRLEGLLNFQQMIMDLTGMQLANASMLDEGTAAAEAMAMCKRQAKRNKSNVYFVDRDCHPQTIAIVQTRAEHFGFEVVVGDMETDIPAELFGALLQYPGSTGRVRDLTDIIARVHEASGLVTVAADLMSLVALKAPGAMGADVVVGCNQRFGIPMGYGGPHAGFFAFREAYKRSAPGRIIGVSVDSKGKRALRMAMQTREQHIRREKANSNICTSQVLLAVISAFYGIYHGPEGLKTIAARIQRLTDILASALQREGFNLTHDSWFDTLTVITGAKREEIYQRALASEINLRKVGEDALGVSLSETATLQDVSDLIDAFIGTGHSLDLDTLDSEIASKGSLGVPASLQRDTEFMTHPVFNSYHSETEMLRYLKSLEAKDIALNHSMIPLGSCTMKLNATAEMIPVTWPEFGKLHPFAPADQAQGYGEIFRQLQQMLAACTGYDAVSLQPNAGSQGEYAGLVAIKKYFEAKGEVQRDICLIPASAHGTNPASAMMVSMKVVVVACDDKGNVDSEDLKAKIEEHGDRIAALMVTYPSTHGVFEEGIREVCDLVHQAGGQVYIDGANMNALIGVAAPGRFGGDVSHLNLHKTFCIPHGGGGPGMGPIAVGEHLKPYLAGHPVIEVPETHVENGTISAAPWGSASILPISWMYIRMMGKQGMKRATEIAILNANYVAKKLSEHYTLLYTGSNGFVAHECLVDLRPLKESSGITEEDIAKRLMDFGFHAPTMSFPVAGTLMIEPTESESLQELDRFIEAMATIRREVEAVASGKYTAEDNPLHNAPHTLEDVMTDDWTHSYSRDVAGRPAAWLKAHKVWPAANRIDNVYGDRNLICSCPPIESYTE, encoded by the coding sequence ATGACCCAACCATCGCTGCAGCAGTTGGAACAACACGACGCCTTTATCCACCGCCATATTGGCCCCGATACCAAGCAGGTAGTGGCCATGCTGGAAACCCTCCGGGTCGCCAGTCTCGACGAACTGATCGGGAAAACCGTGCCCGAAGCCATTCGCAACACCGATGCGCTGGACCTGGCCGATGCGGTCAACGAGGAGGAGGCCCTCGCAGAGCTGAAGGATATCGCGGCGCGCAACCGCATTTACCGCACCTTTATTGGTATGGGCTACCACGACACCATTACCCCCAACGTGATCCTGCGCAATGTGCTGGAGAATCCGGGTTGGTACACCGCCTATACCCCCTACCAGCCGGAAATAGCCCAGGGCCGCCTGGAGGGCCTGCTGAACTTCCAGCAAATGATCATGGACCTCACCGGTATGCAACTGGCCAACGCCTCCATGCTGGACGAGGGCACCGCTGCTGCTGAGGCCATGGCCATGTGTAAGCGCCAGGCCAAGCGCAACAAGTCCAACGTCTATTTTGTAGATCGGGATTGCCATCCGCAGACGATCGCCATCGTACAAACCCGTGCCGAGCACTTCGGCTTTGAGGTGGTTGTGGGCGATATGGAAACCGACATCCCCGCCGAGCTGTTCGGTGCCCTGCTGCAATACCCCGGCAGCACCGGTCGCGTACGCGACCTGACCGATATCATCGCCCGGGTGCACGAGGCCAGTGGTCTGGTGACCGTAGCCGCCGACCTGATGAGCCTGGTGGCCCTGAAAGCACCGGGTGCCATGGGGGCAGACGTGGTGGTGGGCTGTAACCAGCGCTTCGGTATCCCCATGGGCTACGGCGGTCCTCACGCCGGTTTCTTCGCCTTCCGCGAAGCCTACAAACGCTCCGCGCCGGGCCGCATCATCGGTGTTTCCGTGGACAGCAAGGGCAAGCGTGCCCTGCGTATGGCCATGCAGACCCGCGAACAGCATATCCGCCGCGAGAAAGCCAACTCCAATATCTGTACCTCCCAGGTTCTGCTGGCGGTAATAAGTGCCTTCTACGGGATTTACCACGGCCCTGAAGGCCTGAAAACCATCGCCGCCCGCATCCAGCGCCTGACAGATATCCTCGCTTCCGCCCTGCAGCGCGAAGGCTTCAACCTGACCCACGACAGCTGGTTCGATACCCTGACTGTCATCACCGGTGCCAAGCGGGAAGAGATCTACCAGCGCGCCCTGGCCTCCGAGATCAACCTGCGCAAAGTGGGGGAAGACGCCCTGGGCGTGAGCCTGAGCGAGACCGCCACCTTGCAGGATGTGTCCGACCTGATCGATGCCTTTATCGGCACCGGGCACAGCCTCGACCTGGACACCCTGGACAGCGAGATCGCCAGCAAGGGCTCTCTGGGTGTGCCCGCTTCCCTGCAGCGCGATACCGAATTCATGACCCACCCGGTGTTCAACTCCTATCACTCCGAAACCGAGATGTTGCGCTATCTCAAGTCTCTGGAGGCCAAGGACATCGCCCTGAATCACTCCATGATTCCCCTGGGTTCCTGCACCATGAAGCTGAACGCCACCGCCGAGATGATCCCGGTGACCTGGCCCGAATTCGGCAAACTGCATCCCTTTGCCCCGGCAGACCAGGCCCAGGGCTATGGAGAAATATTCCGCCAGTTGCAGCAGATGCTGGCTGCCTGTACCGGCTATGATGCCGTGAGCCTGCAACCCAACGCCGGTTCCCAGGGCGAGTACGCCGGCCTGGTTGCTATCAAGAAATACTTCGAGGCAAAAGGCGAAGTCCAGCGCGATATCTGCCTGATCCCCGCCTCCGCCCACGGCACCAATCCAGCCTCCGCCATGATGGTGAGTATGAAAGTGGTTGTGGTTGCCTGTGATGATAAAGGCAATGTGGATTCCGAAGACCTGAAGGCCAAGATCGAAGAACACGGCGACCGCATCGCCGCGCTGATGGTGACCTACCCCTCCACTCACGGTGTCTTCGAGGAAGGTATCCGCGAGGTGTGCGACCTGGTGCACCAGGCCGGTGGTCAGGTGTATATCGATGGCGCCAACATGAACGCCCTGATCGGGGTGGCGGCGCCGGGCCGGTTTGGTGGTGATGTCTCCCACCTGAACCTGCACAAAACCTTCTGCATTCCCCACGGTGGTGGCGGCCCCGGCATGGGCCCGATCGCTGTCGGCGAACACCTGAAGCCCTACCTGGCAGGCCACCCGGTAATAGAAGTACCGGAAACCCATGTGGAGAACGGCACTATCTCCGCCGCTCCCTGGGGCTCCGCCAGCATTCTGCCAATCAGCTGGATGTATATCCGTATGATGGGCAAGCAGGGCATGAAGCGGGCTACCGAAATAGCGATCCTGAATGCCAACTATGTGGCCAAGAAACTGAGCGAGCACTACACCCTGCTCTATACCGGCAGCAACGGCTTTGTCGCCCATGAATGCCTGGTAGACCTGCGCCCGCTCAAGGAATCCAGCGGTATCACCGAGGAGGACATCGCCAAGCGCCTGATGGACTTCGGCTTCCACGCACCCACCATGTCCTTTCCGGTAGCCGGCACCCTGATGATCGAACCCACCGAGAGTGAATCCCTGCAGGAACTGGACCGTTTTATCGAAGCCATGGCCACTATCCGCCGTGAAGTGGAAGCTGTTGCCAGCGGCAAGTACACCGCCGAGGACAACCCACTGCACAACGCACCGCACACCCTTGAGGATGTGATGACCGACGATTGGACCCACAGCTACTCCCGCGATGTAGCCGGCCGCCCGGCAGCCTGGCTGAAAGCGCACAAGGTATGGCCGGCTGCCAACCGTATCGACAATGTCTACGGAGACCGCAACCTGATTTGCTCCTGCCCACCGATCGAAAGTTACACAGAATAG
- a CDS encoding D-alanyl-D-alanine carboxypeptidase family protein codes for MITRIIACSFLLLCAGLVQAQSLIPAPPQLTAISYLLMDANTGQILVEHEPDKQIPPASLTKMMTVYIVSEEILKGSVKEDDLVRISEKAWRKGGSKMFVKVGDQVSVIDLMRGVIIQSGNDASIALAEHVSGSEEVFAEVMNQQAELLGMENTHFVNSTGWPEDGHLTTARDLGILARALIADHPEHYDIYSEKYFNYSGINQPNRNRLLWRDASVDGIKTGHTEEAGYCLVASAMKRGMRLIAIVVGTDSDEKRASETQKLLAYGFRYYQTHKVYGQGEVLQTERVWGGKKPRVGIAVEKDVFVTIPRGGEEGIKADLIVDGELEAPIQKGQPVGKVVVILDGETVSEVKAVTADDVERAGIFKRLWDAIKRFVIGFFN; via the coding sequence ATGATCACACGGATTATCGCCTGTTCTTTCCTATTGTTGTGTGCGGGCCTGGTTCAGGCGCAATCTCTAATCCCGGCACCGCCGCAATTGACCGCAATCTCCTACCTGTTGATGGATGCCAATACCGGCCAGATTCTGGTGGAGCACGAACCCGACAAACAGATTCCCCCCGCCAGTCTCACCAAGATGATGACCGTCTATATCGTCTCTGAGGAGATACTCAAAGGCAGTGTCAAGGAAGATGACCTGGTGCGCATTTCCGAGAAAGCCTGGCGCAAGGGCGGCTCAAAAATGTTTGTCAAAGTCGGCGACCAGGTCTCTGTAATAGATCTGATGCGCGGAGTCATCATCCAGTCCGGTAACGATGCCAGTATCGCCTTGGCCGAACATGTGTCCGGCAGTGAAGAGGTATTTGCGGAGGTGATGAACCAGCAGGCAGAACTGCTGGGCATGGAAAATACCCACTTCGTCAATTCCACCGGCTGGCCGGAGGACGGGCACCTGACCACTGCGCGCGACCTGGGCATTCTGGCCCGTGCACTGATTGCCGACCATCCGGAGCACTACGATATATATTCCGAGAAGTATTTCAATTACTCGGGCATCAACCAGCCCAACCGCAACCGTCTGTTGTGGCGCGACGCCTCGGTGGACGGGATTAAAACCGGTCACACAGAAGAGGCGGGCTATTGCCTGGTGGCCTCTGCGATGAAGCGCGGCATGCGCCTGATTGCCATAGTGGTGGGCACCGATAGCGATGAAAAACGCGCTTCCGAGACCCAGAAACTGCTGGCTTATGGTTTCCGCTACTACCAGACCCACAAAGTGTATGGTCAGGGTGAGGTGTTGCAGACCGAGCGCGTCTGGGGTGGCAAGAAGCCCCGCGTGGGTATCGCGGTTGAAAAGGATGTTTTCGTTACCATCCCCCGCGGTGGAGAGGAGGGCATCAAAGCGGATCTGATTGTGGATGGCGAGTTGGAGGCCCCGATCCAGAAAGGCCAGCCGGTGGGCAAGGTTGTGGTGATCCTGGATGGCGAGACCGTTTCCGAAGTCAAAGCCGTAACCGCGGACGACGTGGAGCGTGCCGGTATCTTCAAACGCCTGTGGGATGCCATCAAGCGCTTTGTGATTGGCTTCTTTAACTAA
- a CDS encoding septal ring lytic transglycosylase RlpA family protein — MVQCNARCGMLLAAVFLVSCGGLQTDPGSQAGPGDSIRDSGPPTPVSMLATPDPTPVREPIGPAGNKSPYRVNGVTYHVRDAVKGYKERGKASWYGTKFHGRNTANGEIYNMYAISAAHKTLPLPSYAKVTNLDNGRSIIVRVNDRGPFVQGRIIDLSYTAAQKLGYVERGVARVEVESLDPAALPPVTEVLLTGDGLKGPEGLAKDTSVKLPGNTFLQVGAYSNFAQAEAVRAQLADAIDYPVLVSPVKRDGKVLYRVRIGPIARQRALATARETVTQKQLGQPQVVYE; from the coding sequence ATGGTTCAGTGCAATGCGCGGTGTGGGATGTTGCTTGCCGCGGTGTTTTTGGTGTCCTGTGGGGGTCTGCAGACTGACCCGGGCTCGCAGGCCGGGCCCGGTGACAGTATTCGTGACAGTGGCCCGCCAACACCCGTCAGTATGCTGGCCACCCCAGACCCGACGCCAGTGCGTGAGCCCATCGGCCCCGCCGGGAACAAGTCCCCCTATCGGGTCAACGGTGTGACCTACCATGTGCGCGATGCGGTCAAAGGCTATAAAGAGCGCGGCAAGGCCTCTTGGTATGGCACCAAGTTTCATGGCCGCAATACCGCCAATGGCGAGATCTATAACATGTACGCCATCTCTGCTGCACATAAAACCCTGCCTCTGCCCAGTTATGCCAAAGTGACCAATCTGGACAATGGTCGCAGTATCATTGTGCGGGTCAATGACCGTGGCCCCTTTGTGCAGGGGCGTATTATTGACCTCAGTTATACGGCTGCCCAGAAGCTGGGGTATGTGGAGCGGGGTGTGGCCCGTGTGGAAGTGGAGTCACTGGACCCCGCGGCATTGCCGCCGGTCACCGAGGTACTGCTGACTGGTGACGGGTTGAAAGGCCCGGAAGGTTTGGCAAAGGATACCTCCGTGAAGCTGCCCGGGAATACATTTTTGCAGGTCGGTGCCTACAGCAACTTTGCCCAGGCGGAGGCCGTGAGGGCCCAGCTTGCTGACGCGATTGACTACCCTGTTCTGGTCAGCCCGGTAAAGCGGGATGGCAAGGTATTATACCGGGTGCGTATTGGTCCCATCGCCCGGCAAAGGGCTCTCGCCACGGCACGGGAAACCGTGACACAGAAGCAGCTGGGGCAGCCCCAGGTGGTGTATGAATAG
- the lipB gene encoding lipoyl(octanoyl) transferase LipB, with product MITVRNLARRDYETVWRAMSRYTDLRDASSADEIWCVEHEPVFTQGQAGRAEHLLNTGDIPVVQVDRGGQVTYHGPGQLVVYPLLDLRRAKIGVRELVTALETATVAMLGVFGIAAAPRADAPGVYLAEGQRAGNKIASIGLRVRRGCSFHGIAINIDMDLAPFLRINPCGYAGLQMVQMAELLQRAPDWQQVAEIFVRELLPALKLPAAQWQPLDNTVFARLSAEQQDLSNG from the coding sequence ATGATCACTGTTCGCAACCTGGCCCGTCGGGATTATGAAACTGTCTGGCGCGCCATGTCCCGTTACACCGATCTCCGTGACGCAAGCAGTGCAGACGAGATCTGGTGCGTGGAGCACGAGCCTGTTTTTACCCAGGGGCAGGCGGGCCGGGCTGAGCACCTGCTCAATACCGGGGATATTCCGGTTGTGCAGGTGGATCGCGGCGGCCAGGTGACCTACCACGGCCCCGGCCAGTTGGTGGTATATCCACTATTGGATCTGCGCCGGGCAAAAATTGGCGTGCGTGAGTTGGTGACGGCGCTGGAGACTGCCACCGTGGCCATGCTGGGGGTATTTGGCATCGCAGCGGCACCACGCGCCGATGCGCCGGGGGTTTATTTGGCTGAAGGCCAGCGCGCCGGCAACAAAATCGCCTCTATCGGGTTGCGTGTGCGTCGCGGCTGCAGTTTCCACGGCATCGCCATTAACATCGACATGGACCTGGCGCCTTTCCTCCGTATCAACCCCTGTGGTTACGCCGGATTGCAGATGGTGCAGATGGCCGAGTTACTCCAGCGCGCACCCGATTGGCAGCAGGTTGCAGAGATTTTTGTACGCGAGTTGCTGCCTGCCCTGAAACTGCCCGCTGCCCAGTGGCAACCGCTGGATAACACCGTATTTGCTCGATTGAGCGCCGAACAGCAGGATTTAAGTAATGGCTAA